AAATCCTTCGACATTCCACTTCCCTCCTCACTAATTAGGTTCATAAAAGCATATCTGCGATTCAGAGAAAATATTCATACGAAAAGAATGGGATTTACTCTTAAAAATCAGGCGAAAATAAAAACCACCCGTGAGAACGGGTGGTTTTCTCTGCGGCTGAAAGCCTTTGTTACTGACCAGACCCTAAAGGGCTACTGAAAGGTTCGCCAATTGTACTACTTCTACTGGCCAGACCTCAAAGGCCTTCTCCCCTTTTAACTTCTTTTCTTTTTCTTCACTTCTTCTCCTGTGAATGGATCAATGTACTCCATCATCGTTAACTGCTCTGCGACTATATCATCCTGTATTTGATTTCGAATGTATTCTTCTATTACCTTTTTATTTCTACCTACTGTATCGACATAATATCCTGTACACCAGAATTTACGGTTTCCATATCTGTATTTCAGGTTTGCGTGACGATCAAATATCATTAAACTGCTTTTCCCTTTTAAGTAACCGACAAAAGAGGACACACTTATTTTGGGCGGTATACTCACTAACATATGTACGTGGTCCTTACAGGCGGTTGCTTCAATTATTTCTACACCTTTTCTTTCACATAATGTACGCAGTATTTCCCCAATATCTTTTTTGATTTTCCCATAAATGATTTGTCTCCTATACTTTGGGGCGAATACGATGTGATACTTACAATTCCAGGTAGTGTGTGCTAAACTGTTATTGTCTTTAGACATGGGACTTCCTCCGTGCTGATATTTTT
The nucleotide sequence above comes from Mesobacillus jeotgali. Encoded proteins:
- the tnpA gene encoding IS200/IS605 family transposase; translated protein: MSKDNNSLAHTTWNCKYHIVFAPKYRRQIIYGKIKKDIGEILRTLCERKGVEIIEATACKDHVHMLVSIPPKISVSSFVGYLKGKSSLMIFDRHANLKYRYGNRKFWCTGYYVDTVGRNKKVIEEYIRNQIQDDIVAEQLTMMEYIDPFTGEEVKKKKRS